A segment of the Pseudoliparis swirei isolate HS2019 ecotype Mariana Trench chromosome 4, NWPU_hadal_v1, whole genome shotgun sequence genome:
CTGCTTttattgtgtgattgtgtgctttaCGTTCTTATTGCTTTtatctattgtttttattgcaattttagttttcttttttgtatagcttctaggatgttttaattatgtgatgtGAAGTGTCTTTGATAACTTtgaaaagtgctttaaaaatgtaatttattattattgttattattattagccaCTAACACATtgtcatgttatttattttttgagaaTGCAGGGTTGGAATATTATAAATTCAGTGTCTACATTTCCTTCATCTTTGTCTTTCTTCTCACAGTGTGCTCTGTTAATTTTCTCTGACATGTTGAGTTAAAATCTTAATTGATTTCACAGTGTTGGAGGGAATTGCAGGAGGGTACCCTGGTCCCATCTGGAGCTTATCAGAGCCTGACCCGGTTTCGGTGTGCTACGTTCGCGTGGACCTCCGCTGGGACCTGTTCCCTCCTCGTTGCTGACAAAGAGAAGAAGGCCACAGCCGTCCTATCCCAGCTCAGCCCCACATACTCCGACTCAACCTGAGCCGAACATCGCCTGCTCCTGCATCACACTGCCTGCTCCAAAAAACTACAAGTTGCTTACAGTacactttctccctccctctcttattGTAGGTCACTTGGTCTTCCTTCCACCATTTTGGAAAGGGCTTCCGGGGATATTTTGCCctacaaaaaaataattatcttCTCTCCCTAATTCCCAATTATTATGCACAGGCTTATTTAAGAAAAAGGATTagattttctctcttttttggtGGCTGAACCACCATGCAGGGGGATGAATTTGACTGTGGCACTCCTCCGCATCAGTGAGGGGGTCCTACACTTGGATGAactgggggaggagagagcaCAGTGAGGCTGTCATGTAAGCCGTCTCCTCTGGGGCCACCTCTCTGTGCGCGCCGCTTCCTGCCTCAGGTAGGAGACTCATACTGCTGCTGCCGAGGCGTCAGGCTGctcgctctcctctccctcccgccGAGAAGGCAACAGCTCCTCTCTCAAAGCGCTGAAATGGAGAAGGTAAGACGTTTGTTCCAGCATGGTTTCCTATCTTTATCTTGACACAGCTGGAGGTTGTTTATTTCTGTGCAGTAGTTTCTGAGTTTGCACTGTGTGATTGAAGCCCTTTAGGGCACTGTGGGCCTTTCTGTCGGGAGTTGACATGCTTCCTCTGTTTGTGGTGATCTCTCGCCACCATAAGAAGCATGCTAAATATTAGGGATACCCCTGCCGGGTGTTAATGTTTTAAAACTGGATTTGATCCAGAGGGCTTTTCACCACTCGTAAATTGGTAAAAAAGTTCAACTGCCGAAGATGAACCTTTCCACAGGGATTAAAAAGGCATAACCTAGCAGGCTGTGCATCATCTTACCAGGTTTCCTTAGACATCTTGCATACTCTTTTATCAACCTCATATCGGAAACCAAATCAGATGTAAACAAAAGGGAGCAAGAGGAGTTTAATAATAATTCCTTATTTTAACAGATTTGATGTTCCTTTTCAAAGTTTACTTGCGTCATTGTTTACGTGATCCTGGTTGGGAAATTAAATGCATGTTTAAAGATACTCAAACGATGCTCTAGCACAGGTTCCATTTCACTTGCGTTCCTCTGAACGTCTCTGAACATTTGCTAGCATGAGAACAGATAACAACTCTGGGAGGTGTGATTAAGCCGGAAGCAAAGCGACACCACAAATGTTTCTGACATATGCCACCTTGTCTTTTTTTCACAtgggcatctgtgtgtgtgtgtgtgtgttggggagaGAGTGTGTCCACTGTCTATTTTAAACACAAGGAAggtctttctttgtgtgtgtctttcagaGCTGCTCAGAGTGCTCCGTGCCAACCCTCGCACAGAGCCTGTGTACACTCTGCAACAAGTGGTTGTGTTACCAGTGCACAGATGTGCATCAGCATCAGAGAGGCCCTACCACTTCCCAGTACACAGACCTGCACCAGCAACAGAGGCCCAGTGCCACCCAGTGTCCAGACCCGCTCCAGATAGGCTCCAACTCCCTGCCTCCAATTGGACGAGGCAAGATATTACAACGTTTCAAGATGCTGTTACCTCCATTTCCAGGCCAGAATAACAGACTCTCATTGGGGCGATGcagtctgcctctctctctctctctctctctctctctctctgttgccaCAAAGTCTGTTCCGGCTTCTTTGCTTTCCCTCTGGtgctctgtttgtttgttagtCACGTCTTTGCAGGAACCATTGCAATGAATAATGCATATCTGTGGCGATGGCTGATAATAGTTGCTGGAGATGCTTGTGTTTTATTACACTTCTCTTTAACAAGTGGCCCAGATTCCACACTGCTCGCATGATTTCCTTTTTACTAATATTAGTGTATTTCTATTTAAAGACCTTCAAGTATGCCTGGTAGCTTGGTTGCCAGCAACACAAGTTGTCAAATTGTAAAGGATCTGTCCTGGACGCCGTTATTGTGATGTGGGAATGTTACTGATGAGAAAACTTGTGAGAAAAAGCCGTGTGACTGCGCTGACAGACAGGATGTGGTCAGTCGGATCAGGTTGATGCACACAAGGTGATGCTCGGCTCTTTACCACAGAGATGTGTGATGATCTGCAGGGGGGGgtgggtgagggtgggggggggggggtgctgaggttagtcggccagcagagagcagtaGGGCTGTGTTCATTAGCCGCATCCAGCTATTGTTAGATAGACCTTCTGTGGGCCAACAGTTTCTAAGGTGACCTATTTAGAAATGTAtgagagatagtgtgtgtgtgtgtggttggatcATCAGAGGCAGATTGAACTGCTCTGAAATATTTTTCACTTAAATCTCGATTCTCAACATGCAACCAATTTCCCGCAATCGTATTATTGTTTTCGTACCAAGGTGCAGAGGTAGATAGTTTTAATGAtgcatatcaatatatatatatatatatatatatatatacaggactgtctcagaaaattagaatattgtgataaagttctttattttctgtaatgcaaaataaaaaaaaaaaaaaaaatttcatttttttttacaaatcaactgaaaaaataataattttatttttttattttaatatttgctGATTGCTggcttacaaaaaaaaaaaatcctaaaatttgaatatttcaattcaattttttaaaaaaaaaatttaataaaaaaaacaaaatcaaacatttgaaaatgtgtttcaggtgttttgagttaattagacgattcaagtgatttgtttaataccctactagtatatttttcatgatattctatattttagagatagatatttgtgtttttcttagctgtagccataatcagcaataaaaaagaataaaaacttatttcattttgattgatttttaatgtaatatttgaatgatttttttttttttttaaaaaaaaaaaataaaaacagagaaatatcaactttctaATTTTTCTCTAATTTCTATATCATGGGAGCATCACGCTCATCTGCAGTACAGGATATACATCCCagccacaaaataaaatataacaaaacaaaagatatATTGTCTCCCTATCTTCAAAACAGTCAGGCTGTCTAAAAATATAATACATGCTGAAAACTCTATGGCCAAATGTATTGCCTGGGTCTActgataaaaaaatgtaattctggAAAATATGCCTCCTCCCTTTCTAGCTGAGTGTTCGATAAGGAGAACTCTTTGAAGCTAAGGCCAGCAACAGTTAACCTAGTTTAGGATAATGACAGGAAACAGGGAAAACGGCTATCGGCTCGATCAAAAGGTAACACAATCCACCTCACACCAATAAACCAAAGCCAAAGATATTGTTTGATGGGGGGCGGAAACTAGCGCTGACTTGACCAAGTTAATATGTCTCCGTCGCgatattttactttttcttttatttcttttctatATTTACTCAacaattttactttttattaaacaaaTTTCAACCTAAATCTaattttatttagttatttaaataAAGCAATTTGAAAGCTTTTAAGTTATAAGAACTTCTTCTAGATAATTAGTTTGTcaatttgttattgttgtttttatcctcTCCAAATACACTTATGGTCCTGCTCTCGCTGTGAGTGTGAATAGCtaattctcctcctccctccttccctccctccgtctGTCTTTTAGGCCCAGGGTCGCATCCTTGTTCCCTCCTGATGTGCCACTCTCACAGACAGGAGCCCTTGGAGCTGTtttgtgagtcatgtgaccttcTGTGCTGCAGCAGCTGTCACCTGTCCTCCCACAAAAACCACAGGTCAGTCCTCAGATGCAAAGCACAAGGACACTGCGGAGAAGGGCTAACCGCAGGTTAAAAACTTCCTCTGAGCAACAACTCCCTTGTCACTTGTATCATCTGTATCTGCATACACTACCCTTGGCTCGCCTAATGCCTATTAAGTATTcatgtgcttttgttttctGCGATGTTACAGTACAGTAGCTGCCTCTAAGGTCACCTCCATTATGTCTTGTCCCCAGGGGAAACAATTTTAATTGTGATGTTCTTCATGCTCAAAGAATAAATTAGGgaactttgtgtgtgttggacgcTGTGATCTCTCATGTGTGCAGGGTGGTGCAGATTGGGAAGGCCCTACAGGATCAGCAGTGGCTGTTTGAGAGCCTGATGGTTCAGGTGGATGAGAGGAGGTCTGCAGTGGAGAACAATGCTAAGCAGATCGAGGACAGGTTGGTGAAGAGTCATCATCATAGGCCCAAGTCTGAACAACTTCTGCCACAAATGCTCAATAATTTACCAGTGTGAGATATAGTAAGCTAATGCATAAATTAACGTCTGAAAtgctcttttcttttgcatttggGATTTTTCTCACATTTATTTCCTCCTTTCTGCCTTGGAAGACTTCATGGAGTAAAGATTGCACACAGGAAGGCAGAGAACCAGATTAAAATGGCAAAGATGATTATGATGAATGAGCTTAACAAACGAGCCAACCTATTAATAGAGCAACTGGAGGTaattactttctttttctttcctttttatcATTCAGCCAGCTGTGAATCTATATGCAAAGAATCACTAACTGCCATGATGTAATCAGTTCTGAAAGCAACTGGACGAGGACCCTTAATAATCTATCAAAGCTGCTTAAGCAAACATCTCAGGAACTACATCTGTCACAAAAAGAGCCATCGACTGGGCCCACAGTCCAGCCATGGCTCTCTGTGAATCAGTAATTACTTGATGCATTTTTATGGATTTCTTCACAGAAAATCTCTGAGGACTTCCAGCAGCATCTGGAGGACCAGCTGCAGGGGGCAATAGAGATGTGTGGCCAGCTGGATCATGTGCAGAAGTTCATCACCTGGGCTACGACCCACCACTGCAGAGGCCCGGTGCTCTTCAGCAAGGCTCTGGTACGTGGACCGGGCGGGCAACAGACGTCCACTGTCTTATTGTTACACACACAGCCTTAACAGGAAGGAGTAATTCATTTCTGGtgattcttttttccccctttgtaTTTGTAGGGGAATGTCACCTAATAAGTGTAAAGTGTATTTGTCACAGTACCTATGGAATCAGTTGTACAATGTCTCCTGGGTTTCTAAAGCTTTCTAACACTAAGCCTGAGTAAATTAATCAAGTTGCATCACTGGAGTTTAAACTCAGGCTTTGAAACTACAAATTAGATAAAGAGAAAGCATCAGTCATAAACTGGGAGAGTGGAGTTTGAAATATGCAGGAATCAATCCAGACAGGGAGGGTTAAACAAGTTGTATGATGGAAGTCAGGATATCTTGGCCTTcattttgaaaattatttaGCCCATTTTTTTGTGATTGCTGTAATTTTATTGAAGTTCAACACTACATTTCTTGCATACTCTTTTGATGTTCATAGATGGTGCTTTTTTCAGCGTAGGATGTAACTCTAGTCCTTGAAAACTCAGTGTGGGATATTTGTGTTATTGCCGCTTAATCTTGGCATTTAATTTCCAGCAGCTTTTCTTTCAGCTTTGGCCTTTGAgtacacctttttaaaaagaattgTACTTTTTTGAAATAAGTGACAGCAGCGGGGTTTGCGGTATGCATCCTGTATTTTGTTAAAAGAACATACATTCTTCTGTCAGATTTCTCTTCAGATGCAGCAGCTGCTTGAGTCGTCACTCCACTCAGACTCTTGGAGTCCTGTCAGGATCAAATTCAATTGGGATGCAAGTTACTGGATGAAGCAGATTTCCTCTTTAGGTAAAATGTATGTTATTGTAGCAAAAGGGTTATTACAGTGGTTGTATTACAGTTACATTTTCATTATTCAGAGTGAGATTGAAATTTAAAATAAGCCCACATGCAAATGTTTAATGTATTACAATAAAGTGACATTTTTGTATGACAGGATTTAGTGAATTTGCTCAAGGTTTTTACGGCATTTCAGCATAATTAATGAGTTAAAAATGCGATTCCTTTTCAAAAACAAAACTTCCTGCTGCAGGGCTGAAGAAAACCATTGTTAATGTTTGCTTGACTTATAACATCATTTGGTTGGACAGAGCTCTTCATGTAACTCTGTTTCTCTGCAGGCCAGCTTACTGTTGAAGGGGGAAACAGCCTTTACCCTCAGGGCTTGGCCTGCACCAGTATTCTCAGGCCAATCACCCGCTTGGCTCTGCCGTCCTTGTGTcgcagaggaccagaaccaggctGTGGGTACCAGAACTGCTGCGAGCCCCACATGTGTTGCGTCCATGGTAGTCCCTCTCAGTCAGATCTGTCCAGTCTTAATAAAGGCCAGCTGGAAGCCGGCCTTTTTAACTCCAGCTGTGTCCAGCCCGCCCTTTTCTCTGCCTCCCTGCACCAGAGCCAGCAGCTCCAGAGGTGCTGGGACCCAGACAACTCGTCGCAATGTCTTCCCCCTTCCTCGCCTGTCATGGGACCCATCAAGCTCAACTGCAGTCGAGGATACACATCCCAACCACAAGCTGCTGCCTCTCAGCCCCAGTCTCAAACTAAATCGTATCTCCATCGCCAACACCACAGAGAAGTTCTTCCAGAGAGCCAGGCTCAGCCAAGTGCAGAGCGTAGCAGGCCAGGCCAACGTCAGAGCAAGCTGTCGACCAGCACGGCTCTGCTGCAGCAAGTCAGCCACACGGCTGTGGACAGGGATGTGATGACTGAAGAGAACTGGGAGGAGAGGTGCAGGGTGGGGGAAGCTCGAGGACAAATCGCAGCGGTTGAAAAAGGAGCGCTGCTGAATGAGGAGCTGCAGCAGGACAGGAGGGAGCCGAGTCCTGcccaaaagcagcagcagctccatgtTCCTCATGCAGCAGAGCTGAGGGAAGAGCTGCAAAGAAACAGATCTGCACTGATgctcagagaccacagagataTCAGGGTGAGATATTATGCTTATAATAACCCTCGAGGAATAGTATATACTGCAATATGTAAAAGAAAGAAGCAAAGATCCCTACAATTTGATTGTTTAAAAAGGTTGTTTGTTTATTCGTCAACATCAGCAACTGTGAGATGACAGCGAGGCATGCGGTTAGATTTTGTGCACCTCAGTTTCCGTTTTTTCATCTCACGTGGTTCTGCAAAGTTTCTATGGCTTCAAACAAAGCCACTGTTTATACACACCTCTCAAAGCCCACAGTGTATCAGTCAGTCAGGCCCATTTCCTATAAAACACACATGTTcaaacactcactcagacaaacACAAAGAACAAACGACAAAGGCAACAAAgcctaattattaaaaaaagcatCATGCGGTGACATTTAAGTCACATCAGAAGCCAGTAGGAAAATGTTTAACATATGGGCTGTTGCATAATTTCAAAAATGTTGAAgtttaggttttttttaaatttgaggcGGTACTCAGTTTTAATTATCTGTAAATGACTGGAGCTAAAGGACAGCTTTATTTTTAATGCCAGAATGATCACTTCCCACAGTTGACAGCTAGCCAGAAAACAGATGGTGCAACAGAAATGTGCTCCTGCTTTTATGAAGAAAGGATGAAAACAAAGCGCTGGTCTGACAATTACAGCTGAGCTGCTCTTAGCAATGCGTCCCACGGCCAGGAGAGCACCGCTCATCATAATCACCTCGCCAAAAAGTCTCGGTACAAACACAAGTTATTATTCTGCATTTTCAAGTTACACAGCATCTAAAAACGACATCAAACCACTCGGGCGTAATTTATGTACTTAACCTGTCATTAATAAGTCGCTATGGGAATAGAGCGAGCTGCCAGTTTATTTCCAGTTCTAGTTTGCTCTCTGAGATTAATTTGCACACCCCTCCATCGTTCCAGAGAGAAGGATTATAGTCTATTTTCCTCCATATTCTAAATCCTGCATACGCCTCCCAAGGGGCAAGGATCAGGTAAGTGCTTTAATCGCATGATACTTAGGAGTACATGCTCGGTGTCGCCGTGGCCTGAATATGTATGTTGATATActagaaaaagagaaaagtgaGATTCGTTGAAAAAGAACCTAAATTAAAATGTCAGCCCTCCTGCTTTCATTAGGTGAAGTGTTTAGGAGCTTTTCAAGACCCTTGCATTAATTAAATGGTAATAGAATAGAGAAGGAGAGCTTGTTCATAAGAGATTTTCTCTCCTGGATTAATCAAATGGCCAAACCTCTGCCCCCCCTGAACCTGCATTAGCATTGTAACCAACCCTGTTCATTGCCTCTACTTCTAACGGTAAGGGATCGAGTGGAGtgtatttatgcgtgtgtgcttgtgtgacaCTCGAGATGGTTTCCACTGCACACATCccactccttttctctcctgtctgttgttaaTGGCATGAACAGGGGCATCTGTGCATGTGATGCAGCTTGAAAACCTGCTCAGTTTagcatgtttgtgtttctgaCAGAGATCCACGTCCCTGGAGGTGTCGGTGACAGCCCACGAGTGTGTATCTGAGGTGCACAGCAGCAGGCTCAGCCCTAGTTTAGTGTGCACAAGGAGGGAAAGACGCTCCCAGAGCATCCCGGCAGAACTGGCAGTCCCTTCCACCAGCCCTCATACTGAAAGGCCCACAGGATGCACTCATAGCCTCCGGGCAGGAGCTGCAACTAAGGTAACCCTGCGTCAGAATATAATGACATAAGTGCAACTCAGCTGTCAGATAGAATAGAGGCGGTCCGTTTGTACATGTCACTTCTGGTTTTACAAAGCAAAAGCCAACCTCAAACACATGAGTCATGAGTCTAACagaaatacaatatatttcCCTGATTAAAGGCTCAAAGAAACATCATTTATTAATCTGCCTATTATCTTTTTAATTGTTAATTTGAGAGCTTTGTCTATAAAATGTGTGAAAATAGTGAAAAGGCCAAATGTCAATTGCTTTTTTCAAGTTACTATAAAACGTTACAAATACTAATACGTGTTAcataatgtttgttttgttctcaGTATGTCGGTATGGATCCCAAACAGAGGAGAGCCTCAGATGGGGTGCTTTGTGTTGTTAAGGAAACTTCGTCTGACACGGCGCCCTCCAGAGGTCACAAGTCTCTTCTCCTGTCCTATAAGACGGAGCCAGGTGCTGCTCAAATAATACTTGCAGAACTTTTCTTCCCTTGCGATTCTTTCTCATTTCCTCAAATATACAATTTAGTAATTTTGTGAATACATGCTGATCCTATTTCTCTTCAGATCATTCTTTTACTTGTGTAAATGAAGAGATTGATTATGAGGCCGAGGGGAAATGCAGGGTGTCAATAAACAGCCACAGCAGGTGTGTAATAGCTGTCCAGTCAAACATCGATCCATGCACCAATCATGAAAATCCAGTTtcatcattctgtctctacttgCCATCAGAGATGTTCAGAAGGACCAAGGAAGGCCACGGGTTCCAGTGGTTTGCTTAGAGCGTCTCAAAATACTTGTGTCGCAACTCCCCCCACATGGCCGGCGGCAGAGCGACCCTCTACCGGCCAGCGGGACGCAGAGGAGCGACGCGCTGCCGCAGCAGAGGGCCAGGCATGACGCAGCGCCTGAAGTATGtcttatttctatatatacagtCGAGGAAAGGGGATCCTCTAAACACACCAGAGGGATTGTTAAAAGTCATATTGCAGAAATTCTTTTAATGGTCATTGTTTTTATACGATAGATAATGCCTATGAGAATAAATGGCTTGGATAGAAAGTTTTGCAATGGTAGTTACTAGTTTATATAATACATCTTAGAAGTCACGAGAGATTCAAGTCAACATGCTGTTAAAATTATTGTTAATTCagcaaatatataaaatcaaatATGATAGAAGCACACATGACCACTTCTGTTCTCTTctattctcctctcttctccaatGTGTTGTAAACATAGAGGATAACTGGAGGCTCTgagaccacgaggaccacccGCTCACTCACAGCTCCATCACATGCAGAGCGGCAGAACCGTAATCAGTCTACCGCCCGCTCCACCACCAGAGAGTTTGACAGCCGAGGGAGAATCAGCTCCTGCAAGGCATCCACGCCTCCTTCCGCTGACCCTAAATATGTAGCACAGAGTTACTCTGATCTGGATCTGGATTCTGACTCGGATCCCAGATCAGTCTCAGAAGAAGCAGTTGTTTCTCAGGCTGATCCAGACCCCCAGATAGACTCCGATGCATCACCAGATTCTCACCCAAATGCAGAGTCTTCATCTGAGGCTGAACTTGAAGATCTGGCTGAGGAGGAATCACTGGCTGAAGGAGAGGTGCGGCTCTGCGCTGAAACTGATATCACAGGGGATTCCAAGCCAAGTCTTGAATATGAGGCAGACCCAGAATCAGATGCAGGAGCGGGATCAGAGGATGGCCAAGAGCTGGACGCTGATACAGAATCAGGCGACGCTGAGACCGAGTCAGACGTCCAGCCTGGCAATGATCCCAGTTTTCCGTCAGAGACGGACTTTGACGTTGTATCCGATCAGCCTCCAGACTCTCGGGGCTCTGTGGAGTCTGAGCTCGACGTAGAATCTGAACCTGAACTCACAACTGACGACCCACAACCACTCCGGTCTGACTTGGAAGAGGA
Coding sequences within it:
- the trim66 gene encoding tripartite motif-containing protein 66, producing the protein MEKSCSECSVPTLAQSLCTLCNKWLCYQCTDVHQHQRGPTTSQYTDLHQQQRPSATQCPDPLQIGSNSLPPIGRGPGSHPCSLLMCHSHRQEPLELFCESCDLLCCSSCHLSSHKNHRVVQIGKALQDQQWLFESLMVQVDERRSAVENNAKQIEDRLHGVKIAHRKAENQIKMAKMIMMNELNKRANLLIEQLEKISEDFQQHLEDQLQGAIEMCGQLDHVQKFITWATTHHCRGPVLFSKALISLQMQQLLESSLHSDSWSPVRIKFNWDASYWMKQISSLGQLTVEGGNSLYPQGLACTSILRPITRLALPSLCRRGPEPGCGYQNCCEPHMCCVHGSPSQSDLSSLNKGQLEAGLFNSSCVQPALFSASLHQSQQLQRCWDPDNSSQCLPPSSPVMGPIKLNCSRGYTSQPQAAASQPQSQTKSYLHRQHHREVLPESQAQPSAERSRPGQRQSKLSTSTALLQQVSHTAVDRDVMTEENWEERCRVGEARGQIAAVEKGALLNEELQQDRREPSPAQKQQQLHVPHAAELREELQRNRSALMLRDHRDIRRSTSLEVSVTAHECVSEVHSSRLSPSLVCTRRERRSQSIPAELAVPSTSPHTERPTGCTHSLRAGAATKYVGMDPKQRRASDGVLCVVKETSSDTAPSRGHKSLLLSYKTEPDHSFTCVNEEIDYEAEGKCRVSINSHSRDVQKDQGRPRVPVVCLERLKILVSQLPPHGRRQSDPLPASGTQRSDALPQQRARHDAAPERITGGSETTRTTRSLTAPSHAERQNRNQSTARSTTREFDSRGRISSCKASTPPSADPKYVAQSYSDLDLDSDSDPRSVSEEAVVSQADPDPQIDSDASPDSHPNAESSSEAELEDLAEEESLAEGEVRLCAETDITGDSKPSLEYEADPESDAGAGSEDGQELDADTESGDAETESDVQPGNDPSFPSETDFDVVSDQPPDSRGSVESELDVESEPELTTDDPQPLRSDLEEESHIDAAPRTLLVSNPVTQRATEELQPDQDSAEMESEDFCAVCLIGGDLLCCDRCPKVFHLSCHIPSLLSFPSGDWVCSLCRDVMQPEVEYDCENERTSGEHASINGLPAGDQRKCERLTLLILSNVLSVPFHEPVSPLARHYYQIVKRPMDLTVIRARLNKRNTQHYNSTDQFVADVYLMFHNCAKFNYPDSEVAQAGRNLEVFFTSNLKGVFPDRVFLAAEADSDSDEYDEAYRTAESGFPWPERREQSHRKRKRRHSLKSRRQHF